A window of Candidatus Methylomirabilota bacterium contains these coding sequences:
- a CDS encoding exosortase system-associated protein, TIGR04073 family: MKMSLRAVALALVISTALTTQAVAGELAASSPGQKALRGTANLFLGLITEWPKAICYEAREQGPLLGIPTGFLAGFGLGLMRTGAGIWELATFPIPIPADYKPLLSPRYPFEPGRTVVSPALIARPQQ; encoded by the coding sequence ATGAAAATGTCCTTACGAGCTGTTGCGCTTGCGTTGGTGATATCGACGGCCCTCACCACCCAGGCTGTGGCGGGAGAACTCGCCGCGTCCTCGCCGGGTCAGAAGGCGTTACGGGGGACGGCAAATCTCTTCCTTGGGTTGATCACGGAATGGCCCAAGGCGATCTGCTATGAGGCGCGAGAGCAGGGTCCATTACTCGGGATTCCGACCGGTTTCCTGGCAGGTTTTGGTCTTGGATTGATGCGGACAGGTGCCGGGATATGGGAACTCGCGACCTTTCCGATCCCGATCCCGGCCGACTACAAGCCGCTCTTGAGCCCGCGCTATCCCTTTGAGCCGGGGCGGACGGTGGTATCGCCCGCGCTCATCGCGCGACCGCAACAGTAG
- the msrB gene encoding peptide-methionine (R)-S-oxide reductase has protein sequence MNDTLPKSDEEWKARLTPEQFYVCRQKGTERPFSGEYYDCTEDGIYQCVCCGSELFDAQAKFDSGTGWPSFAAPLAPERISAEEDTSLSMRRTEVRCRRCGAHLGHVFPDGPPPTYLRYCINSIALRLVKR, from the coding sequence ATGAATGACACGCTGCCAAAGAGTGACGAGGAGTGGAAGGCGCGGCTGACGCCGGAGCAGTTTTATGTCTGTCGGCAGAAGGGGACGGAACGACCGTTTTCTGGGGAATACTACGACTGTACGGAAGACGGGATCTATCAGTGCGTCTGCTGCGGCAGTGAACTGTTCGATGCCCAGGCCAAGTTCGACTCAGGGACCGGGTGGCCGAGCTTTGCGGCTCCCCTTGCGCCTGAGCGGATCAGCGCCGAGGAAGACACCAGTCTTTCCATGCGACGCACCGAGGTCCGATGTCGACGGTGCGGGGCACACTTGGGTCATGTGTTTCCGGACGGACCGCCGCCCACATATCTGCGCTACTGCATCAATTCGATCGCGTTGAGGCTGGTTAAGAGATAG